From one Streptomyces sp. R41 genomic stretch:
- a CDS encoding helix-turn-helix transcriptional regulator, producing MPIAVDIDVMLARRKMSVGELADRVGITPANLAVLKNGRAKAVRFATLAALCEVLKCQPGDLLRWEAEDAAGG from the coding sequence ATGCCGATCGCCGTCGACATCGACGTGATGCTGGCCAGGCGGAAGATGTCCGTGGGCGAGCTCGCGGACCGGGTAGGAATCACGCCCGCCAACCTGGCGGTACTCAAGAACGGCCGCGCCAAGGCGGTCCGCTTCGCGACGCTCGCCGCGCTCTGCGAGGTGCTCAAGTGCCAGCCGGGCGACCTGCTGCGCTGGGAGGCCGAGGACGCCGCCGGCGGATGA
- a CDS encoding roadblock/LC7 domain-containing protein → MVSDTRTGSNQNLDWLLQSLVQRVPHTRSALLLSSDGLTKAVFGLETDEADHMAALASGMYSLARSAGVRFADGADVRQVLVELDTALLFVSAAGSGACLAVLATRDADAAVLGYEMAMLVKSVRPYFSTPARHQAPATPRDAGH, encoded by the coding sequence ATGGTGAGCGACACGCGTACTGGTTCGAACCAGAACCTCGACTGGCTCCTGCAGAGTCTTGTCCAGAGGGTTCCGCATACCCGCAGCGCACTGCTGCTGTCGTCCGACGGGCTGACCAAGGCCGTTTTCGGGCTGGAGACAGACGAAGCCGACCACATGGCAGCCCTGGCGTCCGGCATGTACTCGCTCGCCCGCAGCGCTGGTGTCCGCTTCGCCGATGGCGCTGACGTACGTCAGGTGTTGGTCGAGCTGGACACCGCCCTGCTCTTCGTATCCGCGGCGGGTTCCGGCGCCTGCCTGGCCGTGCTGGCCACACGGGACGCCGATGCGGCCGTGCTCGGCTACGAGATGGCCATGCTGGTCAAGAGCGTTCGCCCCTACTTCTCCACGCCAGCCCGACACCAGGCCCCCGCCACGCCGCGTGATGCGGGGCACTGA
- a CDS encoding expansin EXLX1 family cellulose-binding protein, whose protein sequence is MQETRQAARHRKRRRGLMTGTTAALIIAGLLVWLVVTMQPDSKTDARRATATPVADSQKTLPPTSPGQKPSTASPSPASATGTASATTPKASATTSTPQSSATPRRAPATASLAGRIRPKVTYQGVATVYKAGTGDGACSYGPSSDMMIAAMNTTDYETSKACGAYVLVRAANGASVTVRITNECPLPCAPGQLDLSEQAFAKLAAPSTGRIAITWSLLSPSTSDTISIRYKTGSSPYWCAIQAIGHRNPLARLEVRTSSGWRQLTRTGYNYFLSPDGSGCGGAIRITDIYGERLTINGITLRPEAVQPTRLQFARH, encoded by the coding sequence ATGCAGGAAACAAGGCAGGCCGCGCGGCACCGCAAGCGCAGACGCGGGCTGATGACGGGCACAACTGCGGCGCTGATCATCGCAGGCCTTCTTGTCTGGCTGGTCGTGACCATGCAACCCGACAGCAAGACCGATGCCAGGCGTGCCACGGCCACGCCCGTTGCCGACTCCCAGAAGACTCTCCCGCCCACATCGCCGGGTCAGAAGCCGTCCACAGCCTCCCCGTCCCCCGCCTCTGCGACCGGCACGGCCTCCGCGACCACTCCGAAGGCCTCCGCGACCACGTCGACGCCTCAGTCATCGGCCACCCCGCGCAGGGCTCCTGCCACGGCATCCTTGGCCGGACGGATCCGACCCAAGGTCACCTACCAAGGAGTTGCCACTGTCTACAAGGCCGGGACCGGGGACGGCGCCTGCTCGTACGGCCCGAGCAGCGACATGATGATCGCGGCCATGAACACCACCGACTACGAAACGTCCAAGGCCTGCGGGGCATACGTGCTCGTCCGCGCGGCGAACGGCGCCTCCGTCACGGTTCGGATCACCAACGAATGCCCACTGCCCTGCGCACCTGGGCAACTCGACCTCAGTGAACAGGCCTTCGCCAAACTGGCCGCTCCCTCGACCGGCCGGATCGCGATCACCTGGAGCCTGTTGAGCCCCAGCACGTCCGACACGATCTCGATCCGCTACAAGACCGGGTCCAGCCCCTACTGGTGCGCCATCCAGGCGATCGGCCACCGTAACCCGCTCGCGCGGCTGGAGGTCCGCACCAGCAGCGGCTGGCGCCAACTGACCCGCACCGGCTACAACTACTTCCTCTCCCCCGACGGCAGCGGGTGCGGCGGCGCCATAAGGATCACCGACATCTACGGAGAACGACTGACCATCAACGGGATCACTCTGCGGCCGGAAGCCGTGCAGCCGACGCGGCTCCAGTTCGCACGGCACTGA
- a CDS encoding ATP/GTP-binding protein, which produces MDYASGSDPFPTAVKILIAGGFGVGKTTFVGAVSEIAPLSTEELLTQVSARTDSLVGIEDKTTTTVAMDFGRITLSQDHVLYLFGTPGQERFWFMWDELSNGALGAVVLADTRRLDQCFAAVDFFERRGIGFVVAVNEFEGAYKYDADEVRAALDLKPDIPVVMCDARQCNSSTQVLIALIEHLLAPTPGMPAAEPTQLH; this is translated from the coding sequence ATGGACTACGCAAGCGGCTCTGACCCCTTCCCCACTGCCGTGAAGATCCTCATCGCCGGAGGATTCGGGGTAGGCAAGACCACCTTCGTCGGAGCAGTCAGCGAAATCGCACCGCTGAGCACCGAGGAGCTGCTGACCCAGGTCAGCGCCCGCACGGATAGCCTGGTGGGCATCGAGGACAAGACCACCACCACCGTGGCGATGGACTTCGGCCGCATCACCCTCAGCCAGGACCACGTCCTTTACCTGTTCGGCACACCCGGGCAGGAACGGTTCTGGTTCATGTGGGACGAACTGTCCAACGGGGCACTCGGAGCTGTGGTGCTCGCCGACACCCGCAGGCTCGACCAGTGTTTTGCCGCCGTCGACTTTTTCGAGCGCCGCGGCATCGGCTTCGTCGTCGCCGTCAACGAGTTCGAGGGCGCCTACAAGTACGACGCTGACGAAGTCCGCGCGGCCCTTGACCTCAAGCCCGACATACCCGTGGTGATGTGCGACGCCCGGCAGTGCAACTCCAGCACCCAAGTTCTGATCGCACTCATCGAGCACCTGCTTGCCCCGACTCCCGGCATGCCGGCCGCGGAGCCTACCCAGTTGCACTGA
- a CDS encoding IS3 family transposase, with protein MTVHPFIEAEKRDGHNVKRACELLKVSRAAFYARRSGRPGSQAVRDAELTEKITEVHETSRGTYGAPRIHAVLQRQGEGCGRRRIARLMRSAGLQGRHRRRRQLTTIPDPRAAARPDLVVRDFAPAQDGLDTRWCGDITYVATDEGWLYLATVIDIASRRVVGWSTADHLRTELVADALRSACRLRRPARPVIFHSDRGCQYTSQQFAALARELGVRLSVGRTGQCWDNALAESFFATIKRELLDTSSWRSRAAARTAIFDFIEGWYNLHRLHSSLGYRSPAEYETALAA; from the coding sequence GTGACGGTGCATCCGTTCATCGAGGCGGAGAAGCGAGACGGTCACAACGTCAAGCGCGCGTGTGAACTGCTTAAGGTCTCCCGAGCCGCCTTCTATGCCCGTCGCAGTGGCAGGCCCGGTTCGCAGGCGGTCCGCGATGCCGAGCTGACCGAGAAGATCACCGAAGTCCATGAGACCTCCCGCGGAACCTACGGAGCCCCGCGCATCCACGCCGTCCTGCAGCGGCAGGGCGAGGGCTGCGGCCGCCGCCGCATCGCCAGACTGATGCGCAGCGCCGGACTGCAGGGCCGGCACCGCAGGCGGCGGCAGCTGACGACGATCCCCGACCCGCGGGCCGCCGCTCGGCCCGACCTCGTCGTTCGCGACTTCGCTCCCGCCCAGGACGGCCTCGACACCCGCTGGTGCGGTGACATCACCTACGTTGCCACCGACGAGGGCTGGCTCTATCTGGCCACCGTCATCGACATCGCCTCCCGCCGCGTGGTCGGCTGGTCCACCGCCGACCACCTGCGGACCGAACTGGTCGCGGACGCTCTCAGGTCCGCCTGTCGCCTGCGTCGTCCCGCCCGGCCGGTGATCTTTCACTCGGATCGCGGCTGTCAGTACACCAGTCAGCAATTCGCCGCCCTGGCAAGGGAGTTGGGCGTTCGGCTTTCCGTCGGGCGCACCGGGCAGTGCTGGGACAACGCGCTAGCCGAGTCGTTCTTCGCCACCATCAAACGGGAGTTGCTCGACACGAGCTCCTGGCGCAGTCGGGCCGCAGCCCGCACCGCGATCTTCGACTTCATCGAGGGCTGGTACAACTTGCACCGGCTGCACAGCAGCCTCGGCTACCGCAGTCCCGCCGAGTACGAGACCGCACTCGCGGCCTGA
- a CDS encoding GntR family transcriptional regulator has translation MNEPAVRVDTASQVPPYAQIRAQLGALIVTGQLAEGDRLPTVRQLATDLGLAPGTVARAYRELEAAELIRTRRGAGSRVAALPAGPTRPYASQLATLARDFTSSARALGADTEAIMAAVRDALDPDRP, from the coding sequence ATGAATGAGCCCGCCGTCCGCGTCGATACTGCCAGCCAGGTACCGCCGTACGCGCAGATCCGCGCGCAACTCGGCGCGCTGATCGTCACCGGCCAGCTGGCCGAGGGCGACCGGCTGCCGACCGTGCGCCAGCTGGCCACAGACCTCGGCCTCGCACCAGGCACCGTGGCCCGCGCCTACCGCGAGCTGGAGGCCGCCGAGCTGATCCGCACCCGGCGCGGGGCGGGCTCCCGGGTCGCGGCACTTCCAGCTGGCCCGACCCGCCCATACGCCTCCCAACTCGCCACCCTTGCGCGCGATTTCACCTCTTCCGCCCGCGCGCTGGGCGCCGATACCGAGGCCATCATGGCCGCCGTCCGCGACGCCCTGGACCCGGACCGCCCCTAG
- a CDS encoding MFS transporter translates to MPSASANYRALLRTSGAAAFFLPAAAGRLGIAMTGIGIVWLVHARTGSYAAAGLVTGGFAVADAVAGPQLGRLVDRFGQARVLPCALGAHAGAVALLLAGAVPDLVAGVLVGATLPQLGALSAARWSALLSGERAAALPTAFALEALANGVSYLAGPALVSVLGAAGRPGAGVLLAAGLVVGGGLALAAQRRTMPPLTGRAERRHAGRALLRSAFLRQVALGLALGVFFGAMQVSVAAYAVGRGTPDAAALLYFASNCTNLVGGWAYGSRRYGGSPRRRQAAAAACLTLASLPLTFLDAPLAVAVTLALTGLAVPVLLILASVLTESSVPRAVLTQAFIWGNSASAAGSAAAAAVAGRVVDTGGAHSGFGVAAGAAVAMTVLALGGLRDSSPDVPKSSAPAETTAPNPSATPRLNAARAHESGAGGEADRGRRVVVHAGWVARCR, encoded by the coding sequence GTGCCTTCGGCTTCGGCGAACTACCGTGCTCTGCTGCGCACTTCGGGTGCCGCGGCCTTCTTCCTTCCCGCTGCTGCCGGGCGTCTGGGCATCGCCATGACGGGGATCGGCATCGTGTGGCTGGTGCACGCACGCACCGGGTCGTATGCCGCCGCGGGTCTCGTCACCGGCGGATTCGCTGTCGCGGACGCCGTCGCCGGGCCCCAGCTCGGGCGCCTTGTCGACCGGTTCGGGCAGGCGCGGGTGCTTCCCTGCGCGCTGGGCGCACATGCCGGGGCCGTGGCGCTGCTGCTCGCCGGCGCCGTTCCGGACCTCGTCGCCGGAGTGCTCGTCGGGGCAACGCTGCCCCAACTCGGTGCCCTGTCCGCCGCTCGCTGGTCCGCTCTGCTGTCCGGCGAACGGGCTGCCGCGCTGCCCACCGCCTTCGCCCTGGAGGCCCTCGCCAACGGCGTGTCCTACCTGGCCGGCCCGGCCCTGGTGAGCGTCCTCGGTGCGGCGGGCCGCCCGGGCGCCGGGGTGCTGCTCGCCGCCGGGCTCGTCGTCGGCGGCGGGCTCGCCCTCGCCGCCCAGCGCCGCACCATGCCGCCCCTCACCGGACGCGCCGAACGCCGGCACGCCGGACGCGCTCTGCTCCGCTCCGCATTCCTGCGGCAGGTCGCGCTCGGCCTCGCGCTCGGGGTGTTCTTCGGCGCGATGCAGGTGTCCGTCGCCGCGTATGCCGTCGGACGCGGCACGCCGGACGCGGCAGCGCTGCTCTACTTCGCCTCCAACTGCACCAATCTGGTGGGTGGTTGGGCCTACGGATCACGGCGCTACGGCGGCTCGCCCCGGCGCCGCCAGGCCGCAGCCGCCGCCTGCCTCACCCTCGCGAGCCTCCCGCTGACCTTCCTCGACGCGCCCCTCGCGGTCGCCGTCACCCTCGCCCTGACCGGACTCGCCGTGCCGGTCCTACTGATCCTCGCTTCCGTCCTCACAGAGTCGTCGGTCCCGCGCGCCGTCCTCACCCAGGCGTTCATCTGGGGCAACTCCGCAAGCGCCGCAGGATCAGCAGCCGCCGCGGCGGTCGCGGGGCGGGTGGTGGACACGGGCGGCGCACACAGCGGTTTCGGTGTGGCGGCGGGGGCCGCGGTGGCGATGACGGTCCTGGCGCTCGGCGGTCTGCGGGACTCATCGCCAGACGTGCCGAAGTCGTCCGCACCCGCGGAAACCACGGCGCCGAACCCGTCGGCAACCCCGAGACTGAACGCGGCGCGCGCACACGAGTCCGGCGCAGGCGGCGAAGCCGACCGCGGGCGCCGCGTAGTCGTGCATGCCGGCTGGGTTGCGCGGTGCCGGTAG
- a CDS encoding DUF2975 domain-containing protein, with protein MGKLTVRALRAVLAVVLAGTVFVQALMVWVLASGSDPEDGSLPLTPLRVITFLGMVSVQVALVCVWRLVTMVRRGTVFSHAAFRYVDGVIGAIVAVALLWFAVTALNAPGQRDDPGVTVIMGGIGMAILGVALIVLVLRMLLAQAVARDVEAAQMQAELDEVI; from the coding sequence GTGGGGAAGCTGACAGTGCGTGCGCTGCGCGCCGTGCTCGCGGTGGTGCTCGCCGGCACCGTGTTCGTACAGGCATTGATGGTGTGGGTGTTGGCCAGCGGGAGCGACCCGGAGGACGGGTCGCTCCCGCTGACCCCGCTCCGCGTGATCACGTTCCTGGGCATGGTGTCGGTCCAGGTCGCTCTGGTCTGCGTATGGCGGCTGGTGACGATGGTGCGACGCGGAACCGTGTTCTCCCACGCCGCCTTCCGGTACGTGGACGGCGTGATCGGCGCGATCGTGGCGGTTGCCCTGTTGTGGTTCGCGGTCACGGCCCTCAATGCGCCGGGCCAGCGGGACGACCCGGGGGTCACCGTCATCATGGGCGGGATCGGCATGGCCATCCTCGGGGTCGCGCTCATCGTGCTCGTGCTGCGGATGCTGCTCGCCCAGGCCGTCGCGCGCGACGTCGAAGCGGCGCAGATGCAGGCAGAGTTGGACGAGGTGATCTGA
- a CDS encoding DUF742 domain-containing protein yields the protein MSDAQDGAWLDDEAGRLVRPYAVSNGRTRPTAHFDLLTLVMATGTRPKTYLGPDYDQVLALCGGRPLSVAEVAAHLRLPAAITKVLLSDLVTHRALTTRAPRPIEAALPTDRNLLEAVLHGLRKRL from the coding sequence ATGTCGGACGCGCAGGACGGGGCGTGGCTCGACGACGAGGCCGGACGACTGGTCCGGCCCTACGCCGTCAGCAACGGGCGCACCCGTCCCACCGCGCACTTCGACCTTCTGACCCTCGTCATGGCCACCGGTACCCGGCCGAAGACCTACCTGGGCCCCGACTACGACCAGGTCCTCGCCCTGTGCGGCGGCCGTCCCCTGTCGGTGGCGGAGGTCGCAGCCCATCTGCGGCTGCCGGCCGCCATCACCAAAGTGCTTCTCTCCGACCTCGTCACGCACAGGGCGCTCACCACGAGGGCGCCCCGCCCCATCGAGGCGGCTCTCCCGACCGACCGAAACCTCCTGGAGGCGGTGCTGCATGGACTACGCAAGCGGCTCTGA
- a CDS encoding TetR/AcrR family transcriptional regulator, producing the protein MTTNQRPALGRPRAFDVDQALDRAMQVFWHQGYEGASLSDLTGAMGITRTSMYAAYGNKADLFRKALQRYTAGPAGYVYEALKEPTARTVAERILQGAACATTLPGRPAGCLGVQGALAVGESGRSANEALIRWRRDGEDAIRERFVRARAEGDLPPDADPAALARYLLTFAYGISVQAATGVPRDELLQVAQSALRAWPAT; encoded by the coding sequence ATGACCACGAACCAGCGCCCAGCACTCGGCCGGCCCCGCGCCTTCGACGTCGACCAGGCGCTCGACCGTGCGATGCAGGTTTTCTGGCATCAGGGCTACGAGGGAGCCTCGCTCAGCGACCTGACGGGCGCCATGGGCATCACGCGTACCAGCATGTACGCGGCCTACGGCAACAAGGCGGATCTCTTCCGCAAGGCACTGCAGCGGTACACGGCCGGGCCGGCCGGCTACGTGTACGAAGCGCTCAAGGAGCCGACCGCGCGGACAGTGGCCGAGCGCATACTCCAGGGCGCGGCTTGCGCGACCACCCTGCCGGGCCGGCCGGCTGGGTGCCTCGGCGTACAGGGCGCGCTCGCCGTCGGCGAGAGTGGCCGAAGCGCGAACGAGGCTCTCATCAGGTGGCGCCGCGACGGTGAGGACGCCATCCGGGAGCGGTTCGTGCGCGCCCGCGCGGAAGGTGATCTGCCCCCGGACGCCGACCCCGCGGCCCTGGCCCGCTACCTCCTCACCTTCGCCTACGGGATTTCCGTCCAGGCCGCCACCGGCGTCCCCCGTGACGAACTGCTCCAGGTCGCACAGAGTGCGCTGCGGGCCTGGCCCGCAACCTGA
- a CDS encoding GAF domain-containing protein — MSAPVPYTQYDPTGQMLVTPQDRDAPARVARLRELGIENVPVPEFDAFARNLARELGAPYAMVNFIDENRQYFAGLFTPADDQPGVELEPQQGASTGRVMARDHGWCPHVVVRRRALVLEDVCDYPRFAGNPVVDEIGIRSYLGAPLIDWNSGIALGTICVIDTDIRPWGREGLEIIKANAREMVDLLHQREDRGGI; from the coding sequence ATGTCCGCGCCTGTTCCCTACACGCAATACGACCCGACCGGCCAGATGCTGGTGACGCCCCAAGACAGGGACGCACCGGCCCGGGTAGCCCGGCTGCGCGAACTGGGCATCGAGAATGTCCCCGTCCCGGAATTCGACGCGTTCGCCCGCAACTTGGCCCGCGAACTCGGCGCCCCGTACGCGATGGTCAACTTCATCGACGAGAACCGCCAGTACTTCGCCGGCCTCTTCACCCCTGCGGACGACCAGCCCGGCGTTGAACTGGAACCGCAGCAGGGGGCCAGCACGGGCCGGGTCATGGCGCGCGATCACGGCTGGTGCCCGCATGTCGTGGTGCGGCGCAGGGCGCTGGTGCTGGAAGACGTCTGCGACTACCCGAGGTTTGCTGGGAACCCCGTGGTGGACGAGATCGGCATCCGCTCGTACCTGGGCGCGCCACTGATCGATTGGAACTCAGGCATTGCCCTCGGCACCATCTGCGTGATCGACACGGACATCCGCCCGTGGGGCCGGGAGGGCTTGGAGATCATCAAGGCTAATGCGCGGGAGATGGTCGACCTGCTCCATCAGCGGGAGGACAGGGGCGGAATCTGA
- a CDS encoding acyl-CoA dehydrogenase family protein yields the protein MERYFTERWHEDLRQRVREFAEREVRPRIPEMEASRTVAHEVSRLIAQQGWIGVTIDRTYGGMGAGHLAKTIIIEELARVSGAMGAMVQASQLGVAKIIHFGNDVQKATWLPRIAAGDCLPTIATTEEESGGHVLGMSSTAVRDGDEYILNGHKVFVGNSHVGDLHGVIVRTGEGSKGLSAFLVEADRPGFSLAQQQSAMGLHGFSFGKLIFDNCRVPMANLLGGEGQGLAVAYSSSVLYGRPNLTAVSLGIHQAIFEETTALCIERERYGAALGELSNIKIKLGMMKHRLMTARLAAYYAVHLLDQGLPCDVELMNAKYLNVESAIESARDGMDIHAASGLFTDRPIERYLRDAHHIYAPAGTSDIQLLRLGEVALGTAKGHWSERLADLVRLGPTDHLEEGRLETAGV from the coding sequence GTGGAGCGGTACTTCACCGAGAGATGGCACGAGGATCTGCGGCAGCGTGTGCGGGAGTTCGCCGAGCGCGAGGTACGGCCCCGCATACCGGAGATGGAGGCGTCCCGGACGGTAGCGCACGAGGTGTCACGGCTCATCGCTCAGCAGGGATGGATCGGCGTCACCATCGACCGGACCTACGGGGGCATGGGAGCCGGGCACCTGGCGAAGACGATCATCATCGAGGAACTGGCCCGGGTCAGTGGAGCCATGGGCGCCATGGTGCAGGCTTCCCAGCTGGGCGTGGCCAAGATCATCCACTTTGGCAACGATGTCCAAAAGGCCACCTGGCTGCCGCGTATCGCCGCCGGCGATTGCCTGCCGACGATCGCGACCACTGAGGAAGAGTCAGGGGGCCATGTCCTCGGCATGAGCAGTACCGCCGTCCGGGACGGCGACGAGTACATCCTCAACGGACACAAAGTCTTCGTCGGCAACAGCCATGTCGGCGACCTGCACGGCGTGATCGTGCGCACCGGTGAGGGATCGAAGGGACTGTCAGCCTTCCTCGTCGAGGCGGACCGGCCCGGCTTCTCACTGGCCCAGCAGCAGTCGGCGATGGGGCTGCACGGCTTCAGCTTCGGCAAGCTGATCTTCGACAACTGCCGGGTACCGATGGCGAATCTACTCGGCGGGGAGGGCCAGGGCCTCGCTGTCGCGTACTCCTCCAGCGTGCTCTACGGCCGGCCCAACCTGACGGCCGTCAGCCTCGGCATCCACCAGGCCATATTTGAGGAGACGACTGCGCTGTGCATTGAGCGCGAGCGGTACGGCGCGGCGCTCGGGGAGCTCAGCAACATCAAGATCAAGCTGGGAATGATGAAACACCGGCTGATGACGGCTCGGCTGGCTGCGTACTACGCCGTGCATCTGCTGGACCAGGGTCTGCCGTGTGACGTGGAACTGATGAATGCCAAGTACCTCAATGTGGAGTCCGCCATCGAGTCGGCCCGTGATGGCATGGACATCCACGCCGCCAGCGGCCTGTTCACCGACCGCCCCATCGAGCGCTATCTGCGCGACGCCCACCACATCTACGCACCGGCCGGCACCTCTGACATCCAGCTCCTGCGCCTGGGGGAGGTCGCGCTCGGTACGGCCAAGGGGCACTGGTCTGAGCGGCTGGCGGACCTGGTACGCCTGGGGCCGACGGACCACCTGGAAGAAGGCCGGCTGGAGACGGCTGGGGTGTGA
- a CDS encoding pyridoxamine 5'-phosphate oxidase family protein → METTGIARRQTAERMRDALERLVDERDVWVSTAHPDHGPHQVPLWFLWDGRAVWMCTSATSVTARNVRKEPRVRLALPDTFDVVLLQGEAECFPDQEVPGGAAEAFADKFGWDPRVEEGSFLYVRVVPRTVRAWRGEPELRGRVIMRDGMWVE, encoded by the coding sequence ATGGAGACCACGGGAATCGCTCGCCGCCAGACGGCGGAGCGTATGCGCGACGCTCTGGAGCGGCTTGTTGACGAGCGGGATGTATGGGTGTCGACGGCTCACCCTGATCACGGGCCGCATCAGGTGCCGCTGTGGTTCTTGTGGGATGGGCGGGCAGTGTGGATGTGCACGAGCGCCACTTCCGTGACTGCGCGGAACGTCCGCAAAGAGCCGCGCGTGCGCCTGGCGCTACCGGACACCTTCGACGTCGTGCTCCTCCAGGGTGAGGCGGAGTGCTTCCCGGACCAAGAGGTGCCCGGAGGCGCAGCGGAGGCGTTCGCCGACAAGTTCGGGTGGGATCCACGCGTGGAAGAGGGTTCCTTTCTGTATGTACGAGTGGTCCCGAGGACTGTGCGCGCTTGGCGCGGCGAGCCGGAACTACGCGGGAGAGTCATCATGCGCGACGGGATGTGGGTGGAATAA
- a CDS encoding sensor histidine kinase, translated as MAAVAAAVVVFVLRAQAGTADAATWGVLAGSAVLGCGVLIVAARAASADARRIAGRHASLRRTVAQGAADLRGMVLQLERGDVVEQSLFAQPAPPADDPISRLTYELTLSQLQTRDVIAHASQIAQGTASDSEENIEVFVNLARRLQSLVHRQISMLDELENEVEDPELLKGLFQVDHLATRIRRHAENVAVLGGSVSRRQWTKPVTMMEVLRSSIAEVEHYSRVKLVPPLEGTLRGHAVADVIHLLAELVENATGFSEPNTQVLLRAQRVTAGLAVEVEDRGLGMSQQEQDRINSLLAYPDRIDISKLLADGRIGLYVVSALARRHGIAVRLQSNIYGGIQAVLVLPHGLLGDVTAEAPHQAATQAPRPVHAAPPQRPAVQPGPEARYTPPALDTSQPMTQSHQMPQRQPQPQPRQMATPTPPPHQPTPQQQARTAERPAPPAPGPYDSDDLRTGRPRLPQRRAQEHLAPQLRNAPTTRATGDAEPEHDPGLMAAFQRGVSLADDDSDESPS; from the coding sequence ATGGCAGCTGTCGCCGCGGCCGTGGTTGTTTTCGTTCTGCGCGCGCAGGCCGGCACGGCCGACGCCGCTACCTGGGGCGTTCTCGCCGGTAGCGCGGTGCTCGGTTGCGGTGTTCTGATCGTTGCCGCGCGGGCAGCCTCGGCCGATGCCCGTCGCATAGCCGGACGCCACGCATCCCTGCGCCGCACCGTTGCTCAGGGCGCGGCCGATCTGCGAGGGATGGTGCTCCAGCTGGAGCGGGGCGACGTGGTGGAGCAGTCGCTTTTCGCGCAGCCTGCTCCGCCCGCGGATGACCCCATCAGCCGTCTCACGTATGAGCTCACTCTCAGCCAGCTGCAGACCCGGGACGTCATTGCGCACGCCTCGCAGATAGCTCAGGGAACTGCCTCCGACAGCGAGGAGAACATCGAGGTCTTCGTCAACCTCGCCCGGCGCCTGCAGTCTCTGGTCCACCGGCAGATCAGCATGCTCGACGAGCTCGAGAACGAGGTCGAGGATCCCGAGCTCCTCAAGGGCCTCTTCCAGGTCGATCACCTGGCAACCCGTATCCGCCGGCATGCGGAGAACGTCGCCGTTCTCGGCGGCTCCGTGTCGCGCCGGCAGTGGACCAAGCCGGTGACGATGATGGAGGTGCTGCGGTCTTCGATCGCCGAGGTCGAGCACTACTCCCGGGTGAAGCTCGTTCCGCCGCTCGAGGGGACGCTGCGCGGCCACGCGGTCGCCGACGTCATCCACCTCTTGGCCGAGCTAGTCGAGAATGCCACCGGCTTCTCCGAGCCGAATACCCAAGTGCTGCTGCGGGCTCAGCGGGTGACCGCCGGACTGGCCGTCGAGGTCGAGGACCGAGGCCTGGGAATGTCCCAGCAGGAGCAGGACCGGATCAACTCCCTGCTCGCATACCCCGACCGCATCGACATCAGCAAGCTCCTTGCGGACGGCCGAATCGGTCTGTACGTGGTCTCTGCGCTTGCTCGCCGCCACGGCATCGCGGTCCGGCTTCAGAGCAACATCTACGGCGGCATCCAGGCAGTCCTGGTCCTGCCGCACGGACTTCTCGGTGACGTGACCGCCGAGGCACCCCACCAGGCGGCCACCCAGGCACCCCGGCCGGTCCACGCCGCCCCTCCGCAGCGTCCCGCCGTGCAGCCGGGGCCTGAGGCGCGATACACACCGCCGGCGCTGGACACCTCGCAGCCGATGACGCAATCCCACCAGATGCCCCAGCGCCAACCGCAGCCTCAGCCCCGGCAGATGGCCACCCCGACACCCCCGCCGCATCAGCCCACGCCCCAGCAGCAAGCCCGGACCGCAGAACGTCCAGCGCCGCCGGCCCCCGGGCCGTACGACAGTGACGACCTGCGCACCGGGCGGCCGCGGCTGCCGCAGCGCCGAGCGCAAGAGCACCTGGCTCCGCAACTCCGGAACGCACCGACCACGCGCGCGACGGGCGACGCGGAACCCGAGCACGACCCGGGACTGATGGCCGCCTTCCAGCGAGGAGTCAGCCTCGCCGACGACGATTCCGACGAGAGCCCCAGCTGA
- a CDS encoding DUF6207 family protein, producing MAVADLRGRHLAVLDFARTCATAPADRTTRDPGQPGVRLRLFLDLRQTLPHQDGP from the coding sequence ATTGCCGTTGCCGATCTTCGCGGTCGACACCTCGCGGTCCTCGACTTCGCACGCACATGTGCGACCGCGCCGGCAGACAGGACAACCCGAGATCCCGGCCAGCCCGGCGTCCGGCTGCGTCTCTTCCTTGACCTGCGCCAGACACTCCCCCATCAGGACGGGCCATAG